One window of the Arthrobacter sp. D5-1 genome contains the following:
- a CDS encoding TetR family transcriptional regulator C-terminal domain-containing protein translates to MPKIVDHDQRRLELVDATWRIIARLGMEGATMREIAEEAGFANGALKPYFPTKDLLLTSAFGHVFNRTNQRIATMTEGLSGVAALRAFCAEVLPLDEERVNEARIVIPFWQKALNDADMAALHSESMSQWHTTITAHTAAARAAGEIKAPIGDAAVADHLLNMMLGAQIVVALSPAEHFSQDLAGQLDNYLALLAS, encoded by the coding sequence GTGCCAAAGATTGTGGACCACGATCAACGACGCCTCGAACTGGTTGACGCAACGTGGCGGATCATCGCAAGGCTCGGCATGGAAGGTGCCACCATGCGGGAGATTGCCGAGGAAGCAGGCTTCGCCAACGGCGCCCTCAAGCCCTACTTCCCCACCAAGGACCTGCTGCTGACATCCGCTTTCGGCCACGTCTTCAACCGCACCAACCAGCGCATCGCCACCATGACCGAGGGGCTGTCAGGCGTCGCTGCGCTTCGCGCGTTCTGCGCTGAAGTCCTGCCCCTGGATGAGGAACGCGTCAACGAGGCCCGGATTGTGATTCCGTTCTGGCAGAAGGCGCTCAACGACGCTGACATGGCTGCGCTCCACAGCGAGTCCATGAGCCAGTGGCACACCACCATCACCGCGCACACCGCAGCAGCCCGCGCGGCCGGTGAGATCAAAGCCCCCATCGGGGACGCCGCCGTCGCTGACCACTTGCTGAACATGATGCTGGGGGCGCAGATTGTTGTGGCGTTGTCCCCCGCTGAACATTTCTCGCAGGATCTTGCGGGGCAGCTGGATAACTACCTCGCGCTGCTTGCCAGCTAG
- a CDS encoding LysE family translocator produces MTLASLAAFAGLCLVLSVTPGPDTFLVLRIALNRPSAGIAAAAGSAVGAIAWAALVGVGLAAILEQSAELFRWVKIAGGLYLLYLGVSSFIKSRKAAKAGADGSAPEAALPYSRLSALGAGALSTLLNPKVGLFYLAVVPQFIPHGGDTMGTSLILGVVVAVIAFAYLSMIAVVAFKAMRWLKRPKVSTVVERVSSGVIAGLGVGVVASGATS; encoded by the coding sequence GTGACTCTTGCTTCCCTTGCGGCCTTCGCCGGTCTCTGCCTCGTCCTGTCCGTCACTCCCGGTCCGGACACATTCCTCGTGCTGCGGATCGCGCTGAACCGGCCCAGCGCTGGTATCGCTGCGGCTGCCGGGTCTGCCGTTGGTGCGATTGCCTGGGCTGCGTTGGTGGGCGTCGGTCTGGCCGCCATCCTGGAGCAGTCCGCGGAATTGTTCCGTTGGGTCAAGATCGCCGGCGGCCTGTACTTGCTGTATTTGGGCGTCTCATCATTCATCAAATCCCGGAAAGCGGCAAAAGCAGGTGCCGACGGTTCTGCACCGGAGGCGGCCCTCCCGTACAGCAGGCTTTCCGCGCTGGGGGCAGGGGCACTGTCTACGCTGCTCAACCCCAAGGTTGGCTTGTTCTACCTGGCCGTTGTCCCGCAGTTCATCCCGCACGGCGGCGACACCATGGGTACCTCGCTCATTCTGGGCGTCGTCGTTGCAGTGATCGCCTTCGCGTACCTCTCGATGATCGCCGTCGTCGCATTCAAGGCGATGCGGTGGCTCAAACGACCCAAGGTGAGCACCGTCGTCGAACGTGTCAGCAGCGGTGTGATTGCCGGTCTTGGCGTCGGCGTGGTGGCCTCGGGCGCCACCAGCTAG
- a CDS encoding aldehyde dehydrogenase family protein translates to METYDALLASITPANGQNSRTILDPATGEAVGEAPVHTVQDLEAAITAATAAQPAWAALGHDARSAALMKAADAVERSAEELAQLLSREQGKPLNGPNARFEVGACAAWLRATAATPLDPETVVDDGETRAELHYRPIGVVGAIGPWNWPMMITVWQIAPALRMGNAVVVKPSEYTPLSVLALASIINEELPEGLLSVVSGGRDVGEALASHDAIGKVMFTGSTATGKAIIRSSADTVKRLTLELGGNDAGIVLPDSDPKAIAEGLFWGAFINTGQTCAALKRLYVHESQYEAVCSELVAVAQAMPMGNGLDENNVLGPLQNRQQYDIVSRLVEAARDSGARVLIGGNPDADQPGNFYPTTLVADIDNDNPLVAEEQFGPALPIIKYNTVDEAVAKANALDVGLGASVWSSDLGAAREVASRIQAGTVWINKHGAVDPRVPFGGAKQSGYGLEFGAEGLKALGVPQVING, encoded by the coding sequence ATGGAGACTTACGACGCCCTGCTGGCCTCGATCACCCCGGCCAACGGCCAGAACAGCCGCACCATCCTTGACCCTGCTACGGGTGAAGCCGTTGGCGAAGCCCCCGTGCACACCGTCCAGGATCTTGAAGCAGCCATCACCGCCGCCACGGCAGCGCAACCTGCCTGGGCTGCCCTGGGCCACGACGCCAGGTCAGCTGCGCTCATGAAAGCAGCCGACGCCGTCGAACGCTCCGCGGAAGAACTCGCCCAACTGCTCTCCCGCGAGCAAGGCAAGCCGCTGAACGGTCCGAACGCCCGCTTCGAAGTCGGCGCCTGCGCCGCCTGGCTCCGCGCCACCGCCGCTACCCCGCTCGACCCTGAAACAGTGGTGGACGACGGCGAAACCCGCGCCGAACTGCATTACCGGCCCATCGGCGTCGTGGGTGCCATTGGCCCATGGAACTGGCCCATGATGATCACCGTCTGGCAGATCGCACCGGCCCTGCGCATGGGCAACGCCGTGGTGGTCAAACCGTCCGAATACACCCCGCTGTCCGTGCTGGCACTGGCCTCGATCATCAACGAGGAGCTGCCCGAGGGCCTGCTGTCCGTGGTCTCCGGTGGCCGCGACGTCGGTGAAGCGCTGGCCTCGCACGACGCGATCGGCAAGGTCATGTTCACCGGCTCCACCGCCACGGGCAAGGCGATCATTCGATCGTCGGCCGACACGGTCAAGAGGCTCACGCTGGAACTCGGTGGCAACGACGCCGGCATCGTCCTTCCGGACTCCGACCCCAAGGCGATTGCTGAGGGCCTGTTCTGGGGTGCGTTCATCAACACCGGCCAAACCTGCGCGGCCCTGAAGCGCCTGTACGTCCACGAGTCGCAGTACGAGGCCGTGTGCTCCGAACTTGTCGCCGTGGCTCAGGCCATGCCCATGGGTAACGGCCTGGATGAGAACAACGTTCTGGGCCCACTGCAGAACCGGCAGCAATACGACATCGTGTCCCGCTTGGTGGAAGCCGCTCGCGATTCCGGTGCCCGGGTGCTGATCGGCGGCAACCCCGACGCCGACCAGCCGGGCAACTTCTACCCGACCACTCTCGTGGCGGACATCGACAACGACAACCCGCTCGTCGCCGAGGAACAGTTCGGTCCGGCACTGCCGATCATCAAATACAACACCGTTGATGAGGCAGTCGCCAAGGCGAACGCGCTCGACGTCGGACTCGGCGCCTCGGTCTGGTCCTCAGACTTGGGTGCCGCGCGCGAAGTAGCATCCCGCATCCAGGCCGGCACCGTGTGGATCAACAAGCACGGAGCCGTGGATCCCCGCGTCCCGTTCGGCGGTGCGAAGCAGTCCGGCTACGGCTTGGAGTTCGGAGCCGAGGGCCTAAAGGCACTGGGGGTCCCGCAGGTCATCAACGGCTAA
- a CDS encoding prephenate dehydratase, with translation MAQKIAYQGEPGANSDLACKEMFPELESVPCASFEDAFELVSTGEVDLAMIPIENSIAGRVADIHVLLPQSKLQIVGEYFLPIRFDLLGIPGSTIEGATEVHSHIHALGQCRRIIREAGLKPVIAGDTAGSAREVRDWNDPRKLSLAPPLAAGLYGLEVLASGVEDDPTNTTRFVVLARERELPTKEELPGPAITSFVFRVRNVPSALYKALGGFATNGLNMTRLESYMVGDEFAATMFLSDVEGHPEDARLRRALEELEFFTTEVRVLGVYAADGYRERNTVTV, from the coding sequence ATGGCCCAGAAGATTGCGTACCAAGGCGAGCCCGGAGCTAATTCGGATCTCGCGTGCAAGGAAATGTTCCCTGAACTCGAGAGCGTGCCTTGCGCCAGTTTTGAGGACGCCTTCGAGCTGGTGTCCACCGGGGAAGTCGATCTGGCCATGATTCCCATTGAGAACTCCATCGCCGGGCGCGTGGCCGATATCCATGTCCTGCTCCCGCAGTCCAAGCTGCAGATCGTTGGCGAGTACTTCCTGCCGATCCGCTTCGACCTTTTGGGCATTCCGGGCAGCACCATCGAGGGAGCTACCGAAGTTCACAGCCACATCCACGCTCTGGGGCAGTGCCGCAGGATCATCCGGGAAGCGGGCCTGAAGCCCGTCATCGCCGGCGATACTGCAGGATCAGCCCGTGAGGTCCGGGACTGGAATGATCCCCGCAAGCTGTCCCTGGCTCCGCCTCTCGCCGCTGGCCTGTACGGTCTCGAAGTCCTGGCTTCCGGCGTCGAGGACGATCCCACCAACACCACCCGCTTTGTTGTCCTGGCCCGGGAACGCGAGCTCCCTACCAAGGAAGAGCTGCCCGGCCCTGCGATCACCAGTTTCGTCTTCCGGGTCCGCAACGTTCCCTCGGCCCTGTACAAAGCACTTGGTGGCTTTGCGACCAATGGCCTCAACATGACACGGCTGGAAAGCTACATGGTGGGCGACGAGTTCGCTGCCACCATGTTCCTCTCCGACGTCGAAGGCCACCCCGAAGACGCCCGTCTCCGCCGGGCCTTGGAAGAACTGGAGTTCTTCACTACCGAGGTCCGCGTTCTGGGTGTTTACGCCGCGGACGGTTACCGGGAACGGAACACCGTCACCGTCTGA
- a CDS encoding MMPL family transporter: MNSRKVPFWLRWLIPVVLVITWLGIAGIGGPTFGRLEEVSSNDQASFLPAGAEATEAGDWQAKFRDSEEIPAVVIVESDAAFTPAQLGEAAQLKADIEALKLGSAVVGPIPSEDGKAVQFIVPMASSDELREKVQELRDVVQPGAPDGMKAFVTGPAGLTADLVNAFGGIDGILLLVALGAVFVILLLVYRSVVLPLAVLFTSVFALCAAILLVFGMAKAGWIQLNGQSQGILSILVIGAATDYALLYVARFREALTHTANRTHAVITAWKASFEPILASGATVIIALLCLLFSDLNSNKALGPVAAAGILCSLFAALTLLPALMALLGRAAFWPFRPKLLPDDEREPEIVTGLEGQKGLWRATGRLVSKRPRVVWVASVLLLLAASTGLMQLKANGVPQTDVILSASDAVDGQEALARHFDAGSGSPAVVVASEGSAQQVLDKVKAADGVGDAYLLADGNVPITGAPGAPADPAVREGRVLINATLNSAADSIEAEEAVKSLRVAVKEVDADALVGGVTATALDTNTTAQRDLVVIIPIVLIVILFILMLLLRSVVAPVLLVLSVVLSYGAAMGVSAWVFNGVFGFSGADATVPLFGFVFLVALGVDYNIFLMSRVREESLKHGTRPGILRGLAVTGGVITSAGVVLAATFAALGVIPIMFLVQLAFIVAFGVLLDTVLVRSLLVPALAYDIGSKIWWPSKLGRSASAAPVELREEEAPVGR; the protein is encoded by the coding sequence ATGAACTCGCGGAAAGTACCTTTCTGGCTGCGCTGGCTGATCCCCGTGGTGCTGGTCATCACGTGGCTCGGCATCGCCGGCATTGGCGGCCCTACCTTCGGGCGGCTGGAAGAAGTTTCCTCCAACGACCAGGCCTCGTTCCTCCCCGCAGGCGCCGAAGCCACGGAAGCGGGCGACTGGCAGGCCAAGTTCCGGGACTCTGAAGAGATCCCCGCCGTGGTCATCGTTGAGAGCGATGCTGCGTTCACCCCGGCCCAACTGGGCGAAGCAGCCCAGCTGAAAGCCGACATTGAGGCACTCAAACTGGGGAGTGCCGTCGTCGGGCCCATTCCTTCGGAAGACGGCAAAGCCGTCCAGTTCATCGTTCCGATGGCGTCCTCTGATGAACTCCGCGAAAAAGTCCAGGAACTGCGCGACGTCGTCCAGCCCGGAGCGCCCGACGGCATGAAGGCCTTTGTTACAGGACCCGCGGGCCTGACCGCCGACCTCGTCAACGCTTTCGGCGGGATCGACGGCATCCTGCTCCTGGTTGCCTTGGGAGCCGTGTTCGTGATCCTGCTGCTGGTGTACCGCTCGGTGGTGCTGCCACTGGCGGTGCTGTTCACCTCGGTCTTTGCGCTGTGTGCGGCTATTTTGCTGGTGTTCGGCATGGCCAAGGCTGGCTGGATCCAGCTCAACGGCCAAAGCCAAGGCATTCTGTCCATTCTGGTGATCGGTGCGGCTACCGACTACGCGCTGTTGTACGTGGCCCGGTTCCGGGAGGCGCTGACCCATACCGCCAACCGCACGCACGCCGTGATCACGGCGTGGAAGGCATCGTTTGAGCCGATCCTCGCTTCCGGGGCCACCGTGATCATCGCGCTGCTCTGCCTGCTGTTCTCCGATCTGAATTCGAACAAGGCGCTGGGCCCGGTGGCCGCCGCCGGCATCCTTTGCTCTTTGTTCGCTGCGCTCACGCTCCTGCCCGCGCTGATGGCATTGCTTGGCCGTGCAGCCTTCTGGCCCTTCCGGCCCAAGTTGCTGCCCGACGACGAACGCGAACCTGAGATAGTCACTGGACTTGAAGGGCAAAAGGGACTGTGGCGCGCCACGGGTCGTCTGGTCTCCAAGCGGCCGCGCGTTGTGTGGGTGGCTTCAGTGCTCCTGCTCCTTGCGGCCTCCACCGGCCTGATGCAGTTGAAGGCCAACGGTGTTCCTCAAACGGACGTCATTCTCTCCGCTTCCGACGCAGTGGACGGACAGGAAGCATTGGCCCGCCACTTCGACGCCGGCAGCGGCAGCCCCGCCGTCGTGGTCGCCTCGGAAGGTTCCGCCCAGCAGGTGCTGGACAAGGTCAAAGCCGCCGACGGCGTGGGCGACGCCTACCTGCTGGCCGACGGAAACGTGCCCATCACCGGCGCTCCCGGTGCTCCTGCTGACCCGGCCGTGCGCGAGGGCAGGGTCCTGATCAATGCGACGCTGAACTCGGCCGCGGACTCCATTGAAGCGGAAGAGGCGGTGAAGTCGCTGCGGGTGGCCGTCAAGGAAGTTGACGCCGACGCGTTGGTAGGTGGAGTCACGGCCACCGCCCTGGACACGAACACCACGGCGCAGCGCGACCTTGTGGTCATCATCCCGATTGTGCTGATCGTCATCCTGTTCATCCTGATGCTCCTGCTGCGATCCGTAGTGGCGCCGGTGTTGCTGGTGCTGTCCGTGGTGCTTTCCTACGGCGCCGCCATGGGTGTCTCGGCGTGGGTGTTCAACGGGGTCTTCGGATTCTCGGGTGCCGATGCCACGGTGCCGTTGTTCGGCTTCGTGTTCCTGGTGGCACTGGGCGTGGACTACAACATCTTCCTGATGAGCCGTGTCCGCGAAGAGTCGTTGAAGCATGGGACCCGCCCGGGAATCCTGCGGGGGCTGGCTGTTACTGGTGGTGTCATCACGTCCGCCGGCGTGGTCTTGGCCGCTACCTTCGCGGCCCTTGGGGTCATCCCCATCATGTTCCTGGTGCAGCTCGCCTTTATCGTGGCGTTCGGTGTGTTGCTGGATACCGTGTTGGTCCGGTCTTTGCTGGTACCTGCCCTCGCGTACGACATCGGCAGCAAGATCTGGTGGCCGAGCAAGCTGGGGCGTTCGGCTTCGGCGGCCCCGGTTGAGCTTCGCGAGGAAGAGGCACCGGTGGGTCGCTAG
- a CDS encoding MarR family transcriptional regulator translates to MSDTPATRPENAAPQELVRLLQDFTLEANHYVDAAGGRNDMHRTDLNALAVIMRHSAAGKVVTPGVLRAELRLSSPATTALVDRLHASGHVVRERLGTDRRQVQLQMTPKAYRDGSAMFMPLAIRMGKAMAAYSSEELELVTRFMTDMVEATLAAREEASQPEAPRST, encoded by the coding sequence ATGTCGGACACACCAGCCACGCGCCCCGAGAACGCAGCCCCCCAGGAACTGGTGCGGCTCCTCCAGGACTTCACCCTCGAAGCCAACCACTACGTTGACGCAGCAGGTGGCCGGAACGACATGCACCGTACGGACCTCAACGCACTCGCCGTCATCATGCGCCACTCCGCGGCCGGCAAAGTGGTCACGCCGGGTGTTCTCCGCGCCGAACTCCGGCTCAGCTCCCCCGCCACCACGGCCTTGGTTGATCGCCTGCATGCCTCCGGGCACGTGGTGCGCGAACGGCTCGGCACGGACCGCCGACAGGTCCAGCTGCAGATGACACCCAAGGCGTATCGAGACGGAAGCGCCATGTTCATGCCACTGGCCATCCGCATGGGCAAGGCCATGGCTGCCTACAGCTCCGAGGAACTGGAGCTTGTCACCCGCTTCATGACGGACATGGTGGAAGCAACCCTCGCCGCGCGCGAGGAAGCATCCCAACCCGAGGCACCGCGCTCCACCTAA
- a CDS encoding methyltransferase domain-containing protein, with protein sequence MNAQQPEDVYTHGHHESVVRAHASRTVENSAAFVIPHLTAGTSVLDVGCGPGSITCDFAGLVAPGQVIGLDRSPDIVAQATELATERGVDNVTFRTGNIYDLDFEDESFDLVHAHQVLQHLTDPVAALREMRRVAKPGAIVAVRDADFHGMSWYPEVPELDDWMELYQKIARRNGAEPDAGRRLVSWAQQAGFTQVAPTSSNWLYATAQQRAWQSRVWSERVLHSAFAEQALEYGFANEADLARIAAGWHRWGATDDGYFLIPNGEVIARA encoded by the coding sequence ATGAACGCGCAGCAGCCTGAAGATGTCTATACCCACGGACACCACGAGTCGGTTGTCCGGGCCCACGCCTCACGGACGGTCGAGAATTCGGCCGCGTTTGTGATTCCCCATCTCACCGCCGGGACTTCAGTACTCGACGTCGGGTGCGGACCGGGGAGCATCACCTGCGATTTCGCCGGGCTCGTTGCGCCAGGGCAAGTGATCGGTTTGGACCGTTCGCCGGATATCGTCGCCCAGGCCACCGAGCTGGCCACTGAGCGTGGCGTTGACAACGTGACCTTCCGGACCGGCAACATCTACGATCTCGACTTCGAGGACGAGTCCTTCGACCTCGTCCATGCCCACCAAGTCCTCCAGCACCTCACCGATCCCGTGGCCGCCTTGCGCGAGATGCGGCGGGTGGCCAAGCCCGGTGCGATCGTGGCTGTGCGCGACGCTGATTTCCACGGCATGAGCTGGTACCCGGAAGTTCCGGAGCTCGACGACTGGATGGAGCTCTACCAGAAAATCGCCCGCCGCAACGGAGCAGAACCCGACGCCGGCCGACGGCTAGTTTCGTGGGCCCAGCAGGCTGGATTCACCCAGGTGGCTCCCACCAGCAGCAACTGGCTCTACGCCACGGCGCAGCAGCGCGCCTGGCAATCCCGGGTCTGGAGCGAGCGGGTGCTGCATTCCGCATTTGCCGAGCAGGCGTTGGAGTACGGTTTCGCCAACGAAGCAGACCTCGCCCGGATCGCCGCGGGCTGGCACCGCTGGGGAGCCACCGACGACGGTTACTTCCTCATCCCCAACGGCGAGGTCATTGCGCGGGCCTGA
- a CDS encoding YciI family protein gives MKYMIMMFGSAEGMMATADPEWIKEMIGFMIQIDKDLTESGELVFNAGLADGSTAKLVKQTPDGVITTDGPYAESKESLVGYWVVDVASEERAVEICSSIVKYAQVVELRAIPNGPPEV, from the coding sequence ATGAAATACATGATCATGATGTTCGGGTCTGCCGAGGGCATGATGGCGACTGCCGATCCGGAGTGGATCAAGGAAATGATCGGGTTCATGATCCAGATCGATAAGGACCTGACCGAGTCCGGTGAGCTCGTTTTCAACGCCGGGCTGGCCGACGGCAGCACCGCGAAACTCGTCAAGCAGACCCCGGACGGCGTCATCACCACCGACGGCCCCTACGCCGAGTCCAAGGAATCACTTGTGGGCTACTGGGTGGTTGATGTCGCGAGCGAGGAGCGCGCGGTGGAAATCTGTTCAAGCATTGTGAAGTACGCGCAGGTAGTTGAGCTTCGCGCCATCCCGAACGGACCGCCGGAGGTCTAG
- a CDS encoding sigma-70 family RNA polymerase sigma factor, with amino-acid sequence MTEPSPEARIEDLLRTLAPQVLGVLARTHGQFDVCEDAVQEALLEASLQWPTALPDNPRAWLIAVASRRLVDIWRSESARRVREERATAIDFQAGPVPEADDTLTLMFLCCHPALSAPSQLALTLRAVGGLTTAEIASAFLVPEATMGQRISRAKQGIQKAGATFSMPPASERKARLGVVLHVLYLIFNEGYAASSGPSLQREDLTTEAIRVTRLLVGAAPHELEASGLLSLMLLTDSRRAARALPDGTPVPLAEQDRSLWNREQMEEGIALLSSVLGRGAAGPYQLQAAIAAVHAEAASDEETDWPQILALYTVLDAVAPSPVVTLNRAVAVARVHGPVAGLELLVGLDRALGRTHRLDAVRGHFLEMAGSYSEARAAYLSAAKKTGSLQERKYLMGKAARMDEH; translated from the coding sequence TTGACCGAACCTTCACCGGAAGCACGAATCGAGGACCTGCTGCGCACCTTGGCTCCGCAGGTCCTCGGCGTGCTGGCGAGGACTCACGGCCAGTTCGATGTGTGCGAGGACGCCGTCCAGGAAGCACTCCTTGAAGCCTCCCTGCAGTGGCCAACGGCCTTGCCGGACAACCCGCGGGCCTGGTTGATCGCCGTCGCAAGCCGCCGTTTAGTGGACATCTGGCGGAGCGAAAGCGCCCGGCGCGTCCGGGAGGAACGCGCCACAGCCATCGATTTCCAAGCAGGTCCAGTCCCGGAGGCAGACGACACCCTTACCCTCATGTTCCTGTGCTGCCATCCAGCCCTGTCCGCACCATCGCAACTCGCCTTGACGCTTCGCGCAGTTGGAGGACTCACGACGGCGGAAATCGCCTCCGCCTTCCTGGTCCCGGAAGCGACCATGGGACAGCGCATCAGCCGCGCGAAACAGGGGATTCAAAAGGCGGGAGCCACTTTCAGCATGCCGCCGGCCTCCGAGCGGAAGGCGAGGCTCGGCGTCGTACTTCATGTCCTGTACCTGATCTTCAACGAAGGTTACGCGGCAAGTTCCGGTCCATCCCTCCAGCGGGAGGACCTCACCACGGAAGCGATCCGGGTGACACGCCTGCTGGTGGGCGCCGCACCGCATGAGCTTGAGGCGAGCGGCCTGCTGTCGCTGATGCTGCTCACGGATTCCCGGCGGGCGGCGCGTGCTCTGCCGGACGGAACACCGGTGCCACTGGCCGAGCAGGACCGAAGCCTTTGGAATCGGGAACAGATGGAGGAGGGCATCGCGCTGTTGTCCTCCGTGCTGGGGCGTGGGGCGGCCGGGCCATATCAACTTCAGGCGGCCATCGCTGCCGTTCACGCAGAGGCCGCCTCAGACGAAGAGACTGACTGGCCACAGATTCTAGCCCTCTACACAGTCCTTGACGCCGTCGCACCCAGTCCCGTGGTCACACTGAATCGCGCGGTAGCTGTGGCCAGGGTGCATGGGCCGGTCGCTGGCCTGGAATTGTTGGTCGGACTGGATAGGGCGCTGGGTCGGACGCACCGCTTGGACGCCGTGCGGGGCCACTTCCTGGAGATGGCCGGCTCGTACAGTGAGGCCCGCGCGGCCTACCTCTCGGCCGCCAAGAAGACCGGAAGCCTGCAGGAACGAAAGTACTTAATGGGGAAAGCAGCGCGGATGGACGAGCATTAA
- a CDS encoding aldo/keto reductase gives MEQRILGKTGRSVSTVGLGTWQLGADWGSVTEEDAFAVLEASVQGGVNFFDTADVYGDGRSEQFIGRFLRANPNLDITVATKMGRRVDQVHGNYALENFRAWTDRSRRNLQQDTLDLVQLHCPPTSVYSSDEVYDALDTLVSEGAIRNYGVSVERTDEALEAIRRGNTASVQIILNAFRLKPLDEVLPAAKEGGVGIIARVPLASGLLSGKYTPDTEFPKNDHRNYNRDGSSFDVGETFSGVDFATGVKAAQEFSGLVPDGVSTAQAALAWVIAQDGVTSVIPGARSASQAAANAEAGGLQAVGAGLTDGVRDIYDRYFREAIHPRW, from the coding sequence ATGGAACAGCGCATACTTGGCAAGACCGGCCGATCCGTCTCCACCGTGGGACTGGGAACCTGGCAACTCGGAGCCGACTGGGGTTCAGTCACCGAAGAAGACGCCTTTGCCGTCCTGGAAGCCTCCGTACAAGGCGGCGTCAACTTCTTCGACACTGCAGACGTCTACGGTGACGGCCGCAGTGAGCAGTTCATTGGCCGCTTCCTTCGCGCCAATCCGAACCTGGACATCACGGTCGCCACCAAGATGGGCCGTCGGGTGGATCAAGTCCACGGGAATTACGCTCTGGAGAACTTCCGGGCCTGGACCGACCGCTCTCGGCGCAACCTGCAGCAGGACACCCTGGACCTCGTTCAATTGCACTGCCCTCCCACGTCCGTGTACAGCAGCGACGAAGTCTACGATGCACTGGACACCTTGGTCAGCGAGGGCGCCATCCGCAACTACGGCGTCAGCGTCGAGCGCACGGATGAGGCACTCGAAGCCATCAGGCGCGGGAACACCGCTTCCGTGCAGATCATCCTCAATGCCTTCCGCTTGAAACCCCTGGATGAAGTGCTGCCCGCAGCCAAGGAAGGGGGCGTTGGCATTATTGCCAGGGTGCCGCTGGCCTCCGGTCTGCTGTCCGGGAAGTACACGCCGGACACCGAGTTCCCTAAGAACGACCACCGCAATTACAATCGCGACGGCTCTTCCTTCGACGTCGGCGAGACCTTCTCCGGCGTCGATTTCGCAACGGGCGTCAAGGCGGCGCAGGAGTTCAGCGGATTAGTGCCCGACGGCGTCAGCACCGCCCAGGCGGCCCTCGCCTGGGTCATCGCCCAGGATGGCGTCACATCGGTCATTCCCGGTGCGCGCTCCGCTTCGCAGGCAGCGGCAAATGCCGAAGCCGGTGGTTTGCAGGCTGTGGGGGCCGGGCTCACGGACGGTGTCCGGGACATCTACGACCGGTACTTCCGCGAAGCGATCCACCCGCGCTGGTAG
- a CDS encoding DNA polymerase IV, whose product MLHVDLDQFIAAVEILRRPELAGKPIIVGGRGDPTERAVVSTASYEARAFGVGSGMPLRIAARKVPDAIILPVDQEAYLAASDVVMTTLRAQPGATVQVLGWDEAFVGVETDDPDAYARQIQAAVLEQTQLHCSVGIGDTLVRAKNATDFGKPAGIFRLTKENWLDVMGEKPTKELWGVGSKVSQRLAKHGITTVAELAATDPQALVPEFGPKMGPWYAQLGRGEGSSEVDDTPWVARAHGRETMFQQDLTEPTQISDAIKELTARVLEDVAAEGRPVIGLTLKVRYAPFFTKTYARKIPETFDREEVLAQALDLTGKMEPDRPIRLLGLRAEMSMPEEARKGHTPTRSGW is encoded by the coding sequence GTGCTGCACGTCGATCTGGACCAGTTCATTGCCGCTGTCGAGATACTCCGGCGGCCCGAGCTCGCGGGCAAACCGATCATCGTCGGTGGCCGGGGCGACCCCACGGAACGGGCTGTGGTGTCCACCGCATCTTACGAAGCCAGGGCGTTCGGCGTCGGCTCGGGGATGCCGCTCAGGATTGCTGCCCGGAAAGTGCCCGACGCAATCATCCTGCCGGTAGATCAAGAGGCATATCTGGCGGCCTCGGACGTAGTGATGACCACGCTGCGCGCCCAGCCGGGAGCCACGGTTCAAGTGCTCGGCTGGGATGAGGCTTTTGTCGGCGTCGAAACTGACGACCCGGACGCATATGCCCGGCAGATCCAGGCCGCCGTCCTCGAGCAAACCCAGCTGCATTGCAGTGTGGGCATCGGTGACACGTTGGTCCGCGCCAAGAATGCCACGGATTTTGGCAAGCCCGCAGGAATTTTCAGGCTGACCAAGGAGAACTGGCTCGACGTCATGGGTGAAAAGCCCACCAAGGAATTGTGGGGCGTGGGGAGCAAGGTGTCTCAACGGCTGGCGAAGCACGGAATCACCACGGTGGCAGAGCTCGCCGCAACCGACCCCCAGGCCCTGGTCCCGGAGTTTGGCCCCAAAATGGGCCCTTGGTACGCGCAGTTGGGTCGCGGTGAGGGCTCCAGCGAAGTGGATGACACTCCGTGGGTCGCCCGCGCCCATGGCCGCGAGACCATGTTCCAGCAGGACCTCACAGAGCCCACCCAGATCAGCGACGCCATCAAGGAACTGACCGCCCGCGTCCTGGAAGACGTCGCAGCGGAGGGGCGCCCCGTGATTGGGCTGACGTTGAAAGTCCGCTACGCACCGTTCTTCACCAAGACCTACGCCAGGAAGATTCCTGAGACTTTCGACAGGGAAGAAGTCCTCGCGCAGGCCTTGGACCTCACCGGAAAAATGGAGCCGGACCGTCCCATCCGGCTCCTCGGACTGCGTGCAGAAATGTCCATGCCCGAGGAAGCCCGTAAGGGACACACACCGACGCGCAGCGGCTGGTAA